Proteins encoded within one genomic window of Nonomuraea gerenzanensis:
- a CDS encoding tyrosine-type recombinase/integrase, which yields MTNERSSHLRLVAGDAVQGAGDHGPAPTPFRTAGRPVSPYSDYHEWKDLLASAGLRDGRLHDARRTAATVLLILGVPERTVMAIMGWSSSGMARRYQHVTDGIRNTVARQVDGLLWEEGEEP from the coding sequence ATGACGAACGAGCGCTCATCTCATCTGCGCCTGGTCGCGGGTGATGCGGTCCAGGGGGCTGGCGATCACGGACCCGCGCCGACGCCGTTCCGCACGGCCGGTCGCCCCGTCAGCCCTTACAGCGACTACCACGAGTGGAAAGACCTCCTGGCTTCGGCCGGGCTGAGGGACGGTCGGCTCCACGACGCCCGGCGCACCGCCGCGACCGTCCTGCTGATCCTGGGAGTTCCCGAGCGAACCGTGATGGCCATCATGGGGTGGTCCAGCAGCGGCATGGCACGCCGGTACCAGCACGTCACCGACGGCATCCGGAACACCGTGGCGAGGCAGGTTGACGGCCTGCTCTGGGAGGAGGGGGAGGAGCCCTGA
- the ypfJ gene encoding KPN_02809 family neutral zinc metallopeptidase, translating into MQFDDDKPLDPSQVEDVRASGPRPGGGRGGGFGGMPGGCMLPIGGRGGGCLLLVLAVGAMFLFGIVPSPFTGDEGGQQGGQQPEAPPATSPSGNLAERCKTGADADQSEDCRVVGTVNSIQSYWRQAFQERGRKQYTPAKTVLFSQAVQTGCGAADSAVGPFYCPADRKVYLDLTFFDTLQRDFGAEGGPFAQAYVIAHEYGHHVQNLLGTMNRVGRGNRPGADSPSVRLELQADCYAGVWAQNAVKTGFYQEPFSQSDIDQALSAAAAVGDDSIQRRTQGRVTPDAFTHGTSQQRERWFSTGYQSGDPEQCDTFSGAI; encoded by the coding sequence ATGCAGTTCGACGATGACAAGCCACTCGATCCGTCGCAGGTCGAGGACGTCCGCGCCTCGGGCCCGCGGCCCGGCGGCGGTCGCGGCGGCGGGTTCGGCGGGATGCCGGGCGGCTGCATGCTGCCCATCGGCGGCCGGGGCGGCGGCTGCCTGCTGCTCGTCCTGGCGGTGGGGGCGATGTTCCTGTTCGGGATCGTGCCCTCGCCCTTCACCGGTGACGAGGGCGGGCAGCAGGGCGGGCAGCAGCCCGAGGCCCCGCCCGCGACCTCCCCCAGCGGCAACCTGGCCGAGCGCTGCAAGACGGGCGCCGACGCCGACCAGTCGGAGGACTGCCGGGTCGTCGGCACGGTGAACAGCATCCAGTCCTACTGGCGCCAGGCGTTCCAGGAGCGCGGGCGCAAGCAGTACACGCCCGCCAAGACCGTGCTGTTCTCGCAGGCGGTGCAGACGGGCTGCGGCGCGGCCGACTCCGCGGTGGGGCCGTTCTACTGCCCTGCCGACCGCAAGGTCTACCTGGACCTGACGTTCTTCGACACGCTGCAGCGCGACTTCGGGGCCGAGGGCGGGCCGTTCGCGCAGGCGTACGTGATCGCCCACGAGTACGGCCACCACGTCCAGAACCTCCTCGGCACCATGAACAGGGTCGGCCGCGGCAACCGCCCCGGCGCCGACAGCCCGTCCGTCCGCCTGGAGCTCCAGGCCGACTGCTACGCCGGGGTCTGGGCGCAGAACGCGGTCAAGACCGGCTTCTACCAGGAGCCGTTCTCCCAGAGCGACATCGACCAGGCGCTCAGCGCGGCGGCGGCGGTCGGCGACGACAGCATCCAGCGGCGCACGCAGGGCCGGGTCACCCCCGACGCCTTCACGCACGGCACCTCGCAGCAGCGGGAGAGGTGGTTCAGCACCGGCTACCAGAGCGGCGACCCCGAGCAGTGCGACACCTTCTCCGGCGCCATCTAG
- a CDS encoding LysE family translocator, protein MGIALISLGMVLTPGPNMIYLVSRSLTQGRRSGLISLGGVFLGFAAYLTATCLGLTAVFAYVPAAYTALKLAGAAYLLWLAWNAVKPGGASAFEPRELPVERAGRLFSMGLLTCLLNPKIAILYLSLLPQFIDPSMGHVLLQSLALGSVQVFVGTLVNGLIVVSAGSLAAFLARSPGWLRVQRYLTGTILGAFAVSMATDRSKALVSA, encoded by the coding sequence ATGGGGATTGCACTGATTTCGCTGGGCATGGTGCTCACGCCCGGCCCCAACATGATCTATCTGGTCTCCCGCTCGCTCACCCAGGGCCGCCGATCAGGGCTGATCTCGCTCGGGGGCGTCTTCCTGGGCTTCGCCGCCTACCTGACCGCCACGTGCCTGGGGCTGACGGCCGTGTTCGCGTACGTGCCGGCCGCCTACACCGCGCTCAAGCTGGCCGGCGCCGCGTACCTGCTCTGGCTGGCCTGGAACGCCGTCAAGCCGGGCGGCGCGTCCGCCTTCGAGCCGCGCGAGCTGCCGGTGGAGCGGGCGGGCAGGCTCTTCTCGATGGGCCTGCTGACCTGCCTGCTGAACCCCAAGATCGCCATCCTCTACCTGTCGCTGCTCCCGCAGTTCATCGACCCGTCGATGGGACACGTGCTGCTGCAGAGCCTCGCGCTCGGCTCGGTGCAGGTGTTCGTCGGCACGCTGGTCAACGGATTGATCGTGGTCTCGGCGGGCTCGCTGGCCGCGTTCCTGGCCCGCAGTCCCGGGTGGCTGCGCGTCCAGCGCTACCTCACCGGCACGATCCTCGGCGCCTTCGCCGTCAGCATGGCGACCGATCGCTCCAAGGCCCTGGTCAGCGCCTAA
- a CDS encoding DUF418 domain-containing protein → MPHEDPAPRIIALDVLRGFTLCEILLANIQLIANGDRAVTAPPMGEWDPWLGLPIFSLLFGVGFALLLDSAANRVPRPRLPLLRRLLALLVIGLGHGLLWRGEILTVYAVVALLVLLPSTWLPRWAVAGLAPVLVAAASGAGGGGGPLMIAGLFLLGSALVRYGVVERLERSTRVPLVLGLGLAAGVAAAGAVAPGHSFASGLADLLLAGVYVCAVLVLLRTPLRPAMQAVFAPLGRMALTQYLTATVLVLMAGRLLGVPIGQSLQAAYLTAGAILVIQWLFCTLWLRCFRQGPVEWLWRWATWARRPVLRRRVPS, encoded by the coding sequence ATGCCACACGAAGACCCCGCACCTCGGATCATCGCGCTCGACGTGCTGCGCGGCTTCACGCTGTGCGAGATCCTCCTCGCCAACATCCAGCTCATCGCCAACGGCGACCGCGCCGTCACGGCGCCGCCCATGGGCGAGTGGGATCCCTGGCTCGGGCTCCCGATCTTCTCCCTGCTCTTCGGCGTCGGCTTCGCGCTGCTGCTTGACTCCGCCGCGAACCGTGTCCCCCGCCCGCGACTGCCGTTGCTGCGCCGGCTGCTCGCGTTGCTGGTGATCGGGCTCGGGCACGGGCTGCTGTGGCGGGGGGAGATCCTCACCGTGTACGCGGTCGTGGCGCTGCTGGTGCTGCTGCCCTCGACCTGGCTGCCGCGTTGGGCCGTGGCAGGTCTGGCTCCGGTGCTCGTCGCGGCGGCGTCGGGCGCCGGCGGGGGCGGTGGTCCGCTGATGATCGCCGGGCTGTTTCTGCTGGGCTCTGCGCTAGTGCGCTACGGGGTGGTCGAACGCCTCGAGAGGTCCACGCGGGTGCCGCTGGTGCTGGGCCTGGGCCTGGCGGCGGGGGTGGCCGCGGCCGGGGCCGTGGCGCCCGGGCACTCCTTCGCGAGCGGCCTGGCCGATCTGCTGCTCGCCGGTGTGTACGTGTGTGCCGTCCTCGTCCTGCTCAGAACGCCGTTGCGACCCGCCATGCAAGCCGTGTTCGCGCCCCTGGGCCGGATGGCGCTCACCCAGTACCTGACCGCCACCGTGCTCGTCCTGATGGCCGGCCGGCTCCTCGGGGTGCCGATCGGGCAGTCCCTGCAGGCGGCGTACCTGACGGCCGGAGCCATCCTGGTGATCCAGTGGCTGTTCTGCACGCTCTGGCTGCGCTGCTTCAGGCAGGGCCCGGTCGAGTGGCTGTGGCGATGGGCCACCTGGGCCAGGCGGCCGGTGCTGCGCCGGAGGGTGCCGTCCTGA